Proteins encoded in a region of the Pseudomonas viciae genome:
- a CDS encoding pilus assembly protein PilM, which translates to MLRLFNKKAHTLLGIDISSTSVKLLELSRQGDRYRVESYAVEPLPANAVVEKNIAELEGVGQALSRVLAKAKTTSRSVAVAVAGSAVITKTIEMDAGLSDDDMENQLKIEADQYIPYPLDEVAIDFEVLGPSPRSAERVEVLLAACRKENVEVREAALALAGLTARVVDVEAYALERAFGLLATQLAASQERLTVAVIDIGATMTTLSVLHNGRIIYTREQLFGGRQLTEEIQRRYGLTAEQAGQAKKQGGLPDDYLSEVLQPFREALVQQVSRSLQFFFASGQYSTVDHILLAGGSASVAGLDRLIEQRLGTPTQVANPFTNMALSSKVNAGALASDAPALMIACGLALRSFD; encoded by the coding sequence GTGCTACGACTCTTCAATAAAAAAGCCCATACGCTTCTGGGGATAGACATCAGCTCCACGTCGGTGAAGCTGCTTGAGTTGAGCCGCCAGGGTGACCGATACCGCGTCGAGTCTTACGCGGTCGAACCGTTGCCGGCCAACGCCGTGGTCGAAAAGAACATCGCCGAGCTCGAAGGGGTGGGCCAGGCATTGTCGCGTGTGCTGGCCAAGGCCAAAACGACCTCGCGCAGCGTGGCGGTGGCCGTGGCGGGTTCGGCGGTGATCACCAAGACCATCGAGATGGACGCCGGCCTCTCCGACGACGACATGGAAAACCAGCTCAAGATCGAGGCCGACCAATACATTCCCTATCCATTGGATGAGGTGGCCATCGATTTCGAGGTCCTCGGCCCGTCACCGCGCAGCGCCGAGCGGGTCGAGGTGCTGCTGGCGGCCTGCCGCAAGGAAAACGTCGAGGTTCGCGAGGCTGCGCTGGCGCTGGCCGGGCTGACGGCCCGGGTGGTCGATGTTGAAGCCTACGCGCTGGAGCGCGCCTTTGGTCTGCTCGCCACGCAACTGGCCGCGTCCCAGGAGCGGCTGACCGTGGCGGTCATCGACATCGGTGCCACCATGACCACCCTCAGCGTGCTGCACAACGGGCGGATCATCTATACCCGCGAGCAATTGTTCGGCGGCCGCCAACTTACCGAGGAAATCCAGCGCCGCTATGGCCTGACGGCCGAGCAGGCTGGTCAGGCAAAGAAGCAGGGTGGACTGCCGGACGATTACCTCAGCGAGGTGCTGCAGCCCTTTCGCGAGGCCCTGGTGCAGCAGGTCTCGCGGTCCTTGCAGTTTTTCTTCGCTTCGGGCCAGTACAGCACGGTGGACCACATTTTATTGGCCGGCGGCTCAGCGTCGGTGGCCGGCCTTGATCGGCTGATCGAACAGCGCCTGGGCACACCGACCCAGGTGGCCAACCCGTTTACCAATATGGCCCTGAGCAGCAAGGTCAATGCCGGTGCCCTGGCCAGTGATGCTCCGGCGCTGATGATTGCCTGCGGGCTGGCCCTCAGGAGTTTCGACTGA
- the pilQ gene encoding type IV pilus secretin PilQ: protein MNRIFSVLGISLWIALLSPMVHAASLKTLDVAALPGDRVELKLTFDGPPPTPRGYTTDQPARIALDLPGVTNQLASKRRDLGGGNARSATVVEAGDRTRLIIGLTQLAPYDTRIEGNNLFVVVGKGVAPKTQAARPAVASAAPARASAPVGKAIRGVDFQRGTQGEGNVVIDLSDPSIAPDIQEREGKIILNFARTQLPEPLRVRLDVKDFATPVQFVNAIAGGDRATISIEPSGTFDYSTYQTDNKLTVSVRPMTVEDLQKRNSDRAAYSGEKLSLNFQDIEVRSVLQLIADFTNLNLVASDTVQGGITLRLQNVPWDQALDLVLKTKGLDKRKVGNVLLVAPADEIAARERQELESQKQIADLAPLRRELLQVNYAKAADIAKLFQSVTSAEAKADERGTITVDERTNNIIAYQTQDRLDELRRIVAQLDIPVRQVMIEARIVEANVDYDKSLGVRWGGSIQNKGNWSSSGVTTGDSTTIGTPGSTSTNQPFVDLGASGNTSGIGIAFITDNVLLDLELTAMEKTGNGEIVSQPKVVTSDKETAKILKGTEIPYQEASSSGATSVSFKEASLSLEVTPQITPDNRIIMEVKVTKDEPDYLNKVQDVPPIKKNEVNAKVLVNDGETIVIGGVFSNTQSKVVDKVPFLGDVPYLGRLFRRDVVSETKSELLVFLTPRIMNNQAIAVSR, encoded by the coding sequence ATGAACAGGATTTTTTCAGTCCTCGGTATTTCGCTATGGATAGCGCTGTTGTCGCCGATGGTTCATGCGGCCAGCCTGAAGACGCTGGATGTCGCGGCGTTGCCGGGTGATCGCGTCGAGTTGAAACTCACCTTCGACGGGCCACCGCCGACGCCCCGGGGCTACACCACCGATCAACCGGCCCGGATCGCGCTGGACCTGCCTGGCGTGACCAATCAACTGGCCAGCAAGCGCCGTGATCTGGGCGGTGGCAATGCGCGTAGCGCCACCGTGGTCGAGGCGGGCGACCGGACGCGGCTGATCATCGGCCTTACCCAACTGGCGCCATATGACACCCGGATCGAAGGCAACAACCTGTTCGTGGTGGTTGGCAAAGGCGTCGCGCCCAAGACCCAGGCTGCGCGTCCGGCGGTCGCCAGTGCCGCACCTGCCAGGGCCAGTGCGCCGGTGGGCAAGGCTATCCGTGGCGTGGATTTCCAGCGCGGAACCCAGGGTGAAGGCAATGTTGTGATCGATCTGTCGGACCCTTCCATCGCTCCGGACATCCAGGAGCGTGAAGGCAAGATCATCCTCAATTTCGCCAGGACCCAGTTGCCCGAGCCGCTGCGGGTGCGCCTGGACGTCAAGGACTTCGCCACCCCGGTGCAGTTCGTCAATGCCATTGCCGGCGGCGACCGGGCGACCATCAGCATCGAACCCAGCGGCACCTTCGATTATTCCACCTACCAGACCGACAACAAGCTGACCGTCAGCGTCCGGCCGATGACGGTCGAGGACCTGCAAAAACGCAATTCCGATCGCGCCGCCTACAGCGGTGAGAAACTCTCCCTCAACTTTCAGGACATCGAAGTGCGTTCGGTCCTGCAACTGATCGCCGATTTCACCAACCTGAACCTGGTGGCCAGCGATACGGTGCAGGGCGGTATCACCCTGCGCTTGCAGAATGTGCCTTGGGACCAGGCGCTGGATCTGGTGCTCAAGACCAAAGGGCTGGACAAGCGCAAGGTCGGTAACGTGTTGCTGGTGGCGCCGGCCGATGAAATTGCGGCCCGCGAACGCCAGGAGCTGGAGTCCCAGAAGCAGATCGCCGACCTGGCGCCGCTGCGGCGTGAGCTGTTGCAGGTCAACTATGCGAAGGCGGCGGACATCGCCAAGCTGTTCCAGTCGGTGACCAGTGCCGAGGCGAAAGCCGATGAGCGCGGCACGATCACGGTCGATGAGCGCACCAACAACATCATTGCCTACCAGACCCAGGACCGACTCGACGAGCTACGCCGGATCGTGGCGCAGCTGGATATTCCGGTGCGTCAAGTGATGATCGAGGCGCGGATCGTCGAGGCCAATGTCGATTACGACAAAAGCCTGGGTGTGCGTTGGGGCGGCTCGATCCAGAACAAGGGCAACTGGAGCTCCTCCGGGGTCACCACCGGCGACTCCACCACCATTGGCACGCCGGGCAGCACCAGCACCAACCAGCCGTTTGTCGATCTGGGCGCGTCGGGCAACACCTCCGGAATCGGCATTGCGTTCATCACCGACAACGTGTTGCTGGATCTGGAACTGACGGCCATGGAGAAAACCGGCAACGGCGAAATCGTCTCCCAGCCCAAGGTGGTGACGTCCGACAAGGAGACGGCCAAAATCCTCAAGGGCACGGAAATCCCCTATCAGGAAGCCAGCTCCAGCGGTGCCACCTCGGTGTCGTTCAAGGAGGCCTCGCTGTCGCTGGAAGTGACGCCGCAGATCACCCCGGACAACCGCATCATCATGGAGGTCAAGGTCACCAAGGATGAGCCGGACTACCTCAACAAAGTGCAGGATGTGCCGCCGATCAAGAAAAACGAGGTCAACGCCAAGGTCCTGGTCAATGATGGCGAGACCATTGTGATTGGCGGGGTTTTCTCAAATACTCAGAGCAAGGTTGTAGATAAGGTGCCATTTCTTGGCGATGTGCCGTATCTTGGCCGCCTTTTCCGGCGTGATGTGGTTTCGGAGACAAAATCCGAGCTGCTGGTGTTCCTCACTCCGCGTATCATGAATAACCAGGCGATTGCTGTGAGTCGTTGA
- the aroK gene encoding shikimate kinase AroK — protein sequence MRNLILVGPMGAGKSTIGRLLAKELRLPFKDSDKEIELRTGANIPWIFDKEGEPGFRDREQAMIAELCAFDGVVLATGGGAVMREANRRALHAGGRVVYLHASVEQQVGRTARDRNRPLLRTADPAKTLRDLLALRDPLYREIADLVVETDERPPRMVVLDILERLQQLPPR from the coding sequence GTGCGAAATTTGATTCTTGTTGGGCCGATGGGCGCTGGAAAAAGCACCATCGGCCGTTTGCTGGCCAAAGAGCTGCGCCTGCCATTCAAAGATTCCGACAAGGAAATTGAATTGCGCACGGGCGCCAATATCCCATGGATTTTCGACAAGGAAGGCGAGCCGGGCTTTCGTGATCGTGAGCAGGCGATGATCGCCGAGCTGTGCGCGTTCGATGGCGTGGTGCTTGCCACTGGTGGCGGCGCGGTCATGCGCGAAGCCAATCGTCGGGCATTGCATGCCGGCGGACGAGTGGTCTATCTGCACGCCTCCGTCGAACAGCAGGTCGGTCGCACCGCCCGGGATCGCAACCGGCCGCTGTTGCGCACCGCCGACCCGGCCAAGACCCTGCGGGACCTGCTCGCGCTGCGTGATCCGCTGTACCGGGAAATCGCCGATCTGGTGGTGGAGACCGACGAACGGCCGCCGCGGATGGTGGTGCTGGACATTCTCGAACGTCTGCAGCAACTGCCTCCCCGTTAA
- a CDS encoding malic enzyme-like NAD(P)-binding protein, whose amino-acid sequence MSDLKTAALEYHANPRPGKLSVELTKATATARDLSLAYSPGVAEPVREIARDPELAYRYTGKGNLVAVISDGTAILGLGNLGPLASKPVMEGKGVLFKRFAGIDVFDIEVDSESPQAFIDTVKRISITFGGINLEDIKAPECFEIERALIEQCDIPVFHDDQHGTAIVTAAGMINALEIAGKTLPEAKIVCLGAGAAAISCMKLLVSMGAKIENIFMVDRTGVIHSGRDDLNQYKAVFAHATDKRSLADALDGADVFVGLSGPNLLSAENLLRMAPNPIVFACSNPDPEISPELAHATRNDVIMATGRSDYPNQVNNVLGFPFIFRGALDVRAKRINEEMKVAAANALRELAKLPVPQEVCDAYGGIKLEFGREYIIPKPMDARLITLISDAVAKAAIETGVATLPYPKNYPLKSVDDVFNG is encoded by the coding sequence ATGTCTGATCTGAAAACTGCCGCTCTCGAATATCACGCTAATCCTCGTCCAGGGAAGCTGAGTGTCGAGCTCACCAAGGCCACCGCTACTGCCCGCGATCTGTCGCTGGCCTACAGCCCCGGCGTAGCCGAACCGGTACGCGAAATTGCTCGCGACCCTGAACTGGCCTACAGATACACCGGCAAGGGCAACCTGGTGGCAGTCATTTCCGATGGCACCGCGATCCTCGGCCTGGGTAACCTTGGCCCACTGGCTTCCAAGCCAGTCATGGAAGGCAAGGGCGTGCTGTTCAAGCGCTTCGCCGGTATCGACGTGTTCGACATCGAAGTTGACTCCGAAAGCCCGCAAGCCTTCATCGACACCGTCAAGCGTATCTCCATTACTTTCGGCGGCATCAACCTGGAAGACATCAAGGCCCCTGAGTGCTTCGAGATCGAGCGCGCCCTGATCGAGCAATGCGACATTCCGGTGTTCCATGATGACCAGCACGGTACCGCGATCGTGACCGCGGCCGGCATGATCAACGCCCTGGAAATTGCTGGCAAAACCCTGCCTGAAGCCAAGATCGTCTGCCTCGGCGCCGGCGCTGCGGCCATCTCCTGCATGAAGTTGCTGGTGAGCATGGGCGCCAAGATCGAAAACATCTTCATGGTCGACCGTACCGGCGTGATCCACTCCGGCCGTGACGACCTGAACCAGTACAAGGCCGTGTTTGCCCACGCGACCGACAAGCGCTCCCTGGCGGACGCGCTGGACGGTGCCGATGTGTTCGTCGGCCTGTCGGGTCCGAACCTGCTGAGCGCGGAAAACCTGCTGCGCATGGCGCCGAACCCAATCGTGTTCGCATGCTCGAACCCGGACCCGGAGATCTCTCCGGAACTGGCTCACGCTACCCGCAACGACGTGATCATGGCCACCGGCCGTTCGGACTACCCGAACCAGGTCAACAACGTACTGGGCTTCCCGTTCATCTTCCGCGGTGCCCTGGACGTTCGCGCCAAGCGCATCAACGAAGAAATGAAAGTCGCGGCAGCCAACGCCCTGCGCGAACTGGCCAAGCTGCCGGTGCCTCAGGAAGTGTGCGACGCCTACGGCGGCATCAAGTTGGAATTCGGTCGTGAGTACATCATTCCGAAACCAATGGACGCCCGCCTGATCACCCTGATCTCCGACGCCGTGGCCAAGGCCGCGATCGAGACTGGCGTGGCCACCCTGCCGTATCCGAAGAACTACCCGCTCAAGAGCGTGGATGACGTGTTCAACGGCTAA
- the pilO gene encoding type 4a pilus biogenesis protein PilO produces MKPGEWFDALRKIDISDLDTNNIGAWPSPVKWLAGVLLVLLVLGLGYNFALSDLESQLQQVREQESTLKAQFAGKAHMAANLERYTEQMKQMETSFGVLLRQLPSDTEVPGLLEDITRTGLGSGLEFEEIKLLPEVTQPFYIELPIQITVTGGYHDLATFVSGVAGLPRIVTLHDFEIAPMEPEAGAKLHMSIQAKTYRYNEQEAQP; encoded by the coding sequence ATGAAGCCGGGGGAGTGGTTCGACGCGCTGCGCAAGATCGACATCAGTGACCTGGACACCAACAACATCGGTGCCTGGCCGAGCCCGGTCAAGTGGCTGGCCGGCGTCCTGCTGGTGCTCCTGGTGCTTGGGCTGGGCTATAACTTTGCCTTGAGTGACCTGGAGAGCCAGTTACAGCAAGTGCGCGAGCAAGAGAGCACGCTCAAGGCGCAATTTGCGGGCAAGGCCCACATGGCGGCAAACCTGGAGCGCTACACCGAGCAGATGAAGCAGATGGAAACGTCTTTCGGTGTGCTGTTGCGCCAATTGCCCAGTGACACCGAGGTTCCGGGCCTGCTGGAAGACATTACCCGCACCGGCCTGGGTAGCGGCCTGGAGTTTGAAGAAATCAAACTGCTGCCGGAGGTCACCCAGCCGTTCTACATCGAGCTGCCGATCCAGATCACTGTGACCGGCGGCTACCATGATCTGGCGACGTTCGTCAGTGGTGTGGCCGGGTTGCCCCGGATCGTCACGTTGCACGATTTCGAGATCGCGCCAATGGAGCCCGAGGCGGGCGCGAAGCTGCACATGAGTATCCAGGCCAAGACCTACCGGTACAACGAGCAGGAGGCTCAGCCATGA
- a CDS encoding pilus assembly protein PilP: MRPVCRICLLAALVALAGCDNNSGFGDLDAYMNEVRLRPPGKIEPTPTFRPYETFTYSAANLRSPFTRQVRVDQASRQQGSRNVRPDPSRVKQYLEGFNIEQFEMVGTISNASGSFALLRGAGGVHRLKVGDYLGRNDGRIVAISATQVDVVEIVPDGEGAWLERPRTIPLKEHS, encoded by the coding sequence ATGAGGCCGGTCTGCCGCATTTGCCTGCTGGCAGCGCTGGTCGCGCTGGCGGGCTGTGACAACAACAGCGGTTTTGGCGACCTGGACGCCTACATGAACGAAGTGCGCCTGCGTCCGCCCGGCAAGATCGAGCCGACGCCGACGTTCAGGCCCTACGAAACCTTTACCTACAGCGCCGCCAACCTGCGCAGCCCTTTTACCAGGCAGGTCCGGGTGGACCAGGCCAGTCGGCAACAGGGTTCGCGCAACGTGCGGCCCGACCCCAGCCGTGTCAAGCAATACCTGGAAGGCTTCAACATCGAGCAATTTGAAATGGTCGGTACGATCTCCAATGCCAGCGGCTCCTTCGCGCTGTTACGCGGCGCGGGCGGGGTGCATCGGCTCAAGGTCGGTGACTATCTGGGGCGCAACGATGGGCGAATTGTCGCGATCAGCGCCACTCAGGTCGATGTGGTCGAAATCGTTCCCGATGGCGAGGGTGCCTGGCTGGAACGACCACGGACCATTCCTTTGAAAGAGCACTCATAG
- a CDS encoding PilN domain-containing protein, translating into MARINLLPWREELREERRKRFLLALVGALVGAVGLMLIAVQYLNSAIGHQVARNSHLSEQIAVLDERIKQISELKARRQQLLERMRIIQDLQGNRPVSGRIFDQLARTLPDGVYFTEVKMEDKTLSIKGAAESNNRVSDLMRNLDASDLFDAPSLTEVKATTAGQLDQANVFQLTVRQTRPADEEDAQ; encoded by the coding sequence ATGGCGCGGATCAACCTTCTCCCCTGGCGCGAAGAGTTGCGCGAAGAGCGTCGCAAACGCTTTTTGCTGGCATTGGTGGGCGCGCTGGTGGGGGCGGTGGGCTTGATGCTGATCGCGGTCCAGTACCTCAATAGTGCCATTGGCCATCAAGTGGCGCGTAACAGTCATCTCTCCGAGCAGATCGCCGTGCTCGACGAGCGCATCAAGCAGATTAGCGAACTGAAAGCCCGTCGCCAGCAACTGTTGGAGCGCATGCGCATCATCCAGGACCTGCAGGGGAACCGGCCGGTCAGCGGGCGCATCTTCGACCAACTGGCGCGGACTCTACCGGACGGGGTGTATTTCACCGAAGTGAAAATGGAAGACAAGACACTCTCTATCAAAGGTGCTGCGGAATCGAACAACCGGGTCTCGGACCTCATGCGCAATCTGGACGCATCGGACCTGTTCGATGCGCCCAGCTTGACGGAGGTCAAGGCCACCACGGCTGGTCAGCTCGACCAGGCCAATGTTTTCCAACTGACGGTTCGCCAGACCCGCCCGGCCGATGAGGAGGACGCCCAATGA
- a CDS encoding penicillin-binding protein 1A, with protein MIRLLKFFGWSIVAVFCGLLLGLSGAFLYLSPGLPSVEALRSIQLQIPLRVYSSDNKLIAEFGEMRRTPIRFADIPPNFINALLSAEDDNFANHYGVDPGSLMRAASQLIKSGHIQSGGSTITMQVAKNFFLTSERSFSRKTTEILLALQIERQLTKDEILELYVNKIYLGNRAYGIEAAAQVYYGKSIRDVSLAQMAMIAGLPKAPSRFNPLANPTRSKERRDWILGRMYKLGKISEADYTMAINEPLNASYHVPTPEVNAPYIAEMARAEMVGRYGSDAYTEGFRVTTTVPSNLQEMANTALHEGLMSYDQRHGYRGPESRLPGKTKEAWALELTKQRAISGLEPAIVTSVDKDGLKVLTRNGELEEHVAWDTMKWARPFLNTNSMGPNPRQPSDVAQVGDLIRVQRQADNTLKFNQIPAAQGALVSLDPQNGAIRSLVGGFAFEQSNYNRALQAKRQPGSSFKPFVYSAALDNGYTAASLVNDAPIVFVDEYLDKVWRPKNDTNTFLGPIRLREALYKSRNLVSIRLLQALGVDRTIDYISKFGFNKQDLPRNLSLALGTATLTPMEIATGWSSFANGGYKITPYIIDKIESRNGETLFVANPPRVPTGEQASDGVAAPAAETFTVNATPGEATTAPALPQAPAIAERIVDGRTTYILNSMLQDVIKLGTGRRALALGRTDLAGKTGTTNESKDAWFSGYNADYVTTVWTGFDQPESLGRREFGGTVALPIWMSYMGAALKDKPPHTQPEPEGILSLRVDPVSGRAATPGTPGAYFELFKSEDTPPSVNELGNGVAPGSPLPADEAAPMDLF; from the coding sequence TTGATTCGTCTGCTGAAATTTTTCGGATGGTCCATCGTCGCCGTTTTCTGCGGACTGCTCTTGGGTCTGAGCGGTGCGTTTCTTTACCTTAGTCCGGGTTTACCGTCCGTGGAGGCGCTGAGAAGTATTCAGTTGCAGATTCCCCTGCGGGTGTACAGCAGCGACAACAAGTTGATCGCCGAATTTGGCGAGATGCGCCGCACGCCGATCCGTTTCGCCGACATTCCCCCCAATTTCATCAATGCGTTACTAAGTGCTGAAGACGACAACTTCGCCAATCACTATGGCGTCGACCCGGGCAGCCTCATGCGAGCCGCCAGCCAGTTGATCAAGAGCGGTCACATCCAGTCCGGCGGCAGCACCATCACCATGCAGGTCGCCAAGAACTTCTTCCTGACCAGTGAGCGCAGCTTCTCGCGCAAGACCACCGAAATCCTCCTGGCCCTGCAAATCGAGCGGCAGCTGACCAAGGATGAAATCCTCGAGCTGTACGTAAACAAGATTTACCTGGGTAACCGCGCCTACGGCATCGAGGCGGCGGCGCAGGTGTATTACGGCAAGTCGATCCGTGATGTGAGCCTGGCGCAGATGGCGATGATCGCCGGCCTGCCCAAGGCACCGTCGCGCTTCAACCCACTGGCCAACCCGACACGCAGCAAGGAACGTCGCGACTGGATCCTGGGGCGCATGTACAAGCTCGGCAAGATCAGCGAAGCCGACTACACCATGGCGATCAACGAGCCATTGAACGCCAGCTATCACGTACCGACCCCGGAAGTGAACGCGCCGTACATCGCCGAGATGGCCCGTGCCGAGATGGTCGGCCGCTATGGCAGCGACGCCTACACCGAAGGTTTTCGCGTAACCACCACAGTACCGAGCAATTTGCAGGAAATGGCCAACACCGCCCTGCACGAGGGCCTGATGAGCTACGACCAGCGCCATGGCTATCGTGGACCTGAGTCGCGCCTGCCGGGCAAGACCAAGGAAGCCTGGGCCCTGGAGCTGACCAAGCAGCGCGCCATCAGCGGCCTGGAACCTGCCATTGTCACTTCGGTGGACAAGGACGGCCTCAAGGTCCTGACCCGCAACGGCGAGCTGGAAGAACACGTGGCCTGGGACACCATGAAATGGGCGCGCCCGTTCCTCAATACCAACAGCATGGGGCCCAACCCCCGGCAGCCGTCTGACGTTGCCCAGGTTGGCGATCTGATCCGGGTGCAACGCCAGGCGGACAATACCCTCAAGTTCAATCAGATTCCCGCCGCCCAAGGTGCACTGGTGTCCCTTGACCCGCAGAACGGCGCCATCCGCTCGTTGGTGGGTGGCTTCGCCTTCGAGCAGAGCAACTACAACCGCGCACTGCAGGCTAAGCGCCAGCCAGGTTCGAGCTTCAAGCCATTCGTCTACAGCGCCGCCCTGGACAATGGTTACACCGCCGCCAGCCTGGTGAACGATGCGCCGATCGTGTTCGTCGATGAATACCTGGACAAGGTCTGGCGACCGAAGAACGACACCAACACGTTCCTGGGCCCGATCCGCCTGCGCGAAGCGTTGTACAAATCCCGCAACCTGGTATCGATCCGCCTGTTGCAGGCGCTGGGCGTGGATCGCACCATCGACTACATCAGCAAGTTCGGCTTCAACAAGCAGGACCTGCCGCGCAACCTGTCCCTGGCCCTGGGCACCGCGACCCTGACACCGATGGAAATCGCCACGGGCTGGAGCAGCTTCGCCAACGGCGGATACAAAATCACCCCCTACATCATCGACAAGATCGAAAGTCGTAACGGTGAGACGCTGTTCGTCGCCAACCCGCCTCGCGTGCCTACCGGCGAGCAGGCCAGCGATGGTGTTGCCGCGCCGGCCGCCGAGACGTTCACGGTCAATGCGACCCCGGGCGAAGCCACGACGGCCCCGGCGCTACCGCAAGCGCCGGCCATCGCCGAGCGCATTGTCGATGGCCGTACCACCTACATCCTCAACAGCATGCTGCAGGACGTGATCAAGCTCGGCACCGGTCGCCGCGCCCTGGCCCTGGGCCGCACCGACCTGGCGGGCAAGACCGGCACCACCAACGAATCCAAGGACGCCTGGTTCTCGGGCTATAACGCTGATTACGTGACCACCGTCTGGACCGGTTTCGACCAGCCCGAAAGCCTGGGCCGTCGCGAGTTCGGTGGCACGGTCGCACTGCCGATCTGGATGAGTTACATGGGCGCGGCCCTCAAGGACAAGCCGCCTCACACCCAGCCGGAGCCGGAAGGCATCCTCAGCCTGCGGGTCGACCCGGTCAGCGGCCGTGCGGCCACGCCAGGCACCCCAGGGGCGTACTTCGAACTGTTCAAGAGCGAAGACACCCCGCCATCGGTCAACGAGCTGGGCAACGGCGTTGCGCCAGGCAGCCCGCTGCCGGCGGACGAAGCGGCGCCGATGGATTTGTTCTGA
- a CDS encoding thermonuclease family protein, translating into MKKAPLVGAFFVSVIWLSSAQAFCPTPGSLTSVAVQRVVDGDTLRLADGRNVRMIGLNTPELGKRGRSDEPFAVVARKRLEALVGASNGRVGLLLGKERKDRYGRTLAHVYGADGTNFEAQLLAEGLGFQVAVAPNVDLVSCQHAAERVARQARLGVWRQSPVLKAAQISASGFVLLSGRVSKVQRNRGGVWIELQDSVVLRVAPTLLAQFDVAVLETLKGKHVEARGWVLDRSRQGGLKSGQARWLLPLTDPAMLSVISQ; encoded by the coding sequence ATGAAGAAGGCGCCCCTTGTGGGCGCCTTTTTTGTGTCTGTGATTTGGTTGTCCAGTGCCCAGGCCTTCTGTCCGACACCGGGCAGCCTGACGTCCGTCGCGGTACAGCGGGTCGTGGATGGCGATACCTTGCGCCTGGCCGATGGGCGCAATGTGCGCATGATTGGCTTGAACACGCCTGAGCTGGGTAAGCGGGGTCGTTCCGACGAGCCGTTCGCCGTGGTTGCTCGCAAGCGCCTGGAAGCGTTGGTAGGCGCCAGCAACGGGCGCGTCGGTTTGTTGCTGGGTAAAGAGCGCAAGGATCGCTACGGTCGCACGCTGGCCCATGTCTATGGCGCCGATGGCACTAACTTCGAAGCGCAGCTGCTCGCCGAAGGCCTCGGTTTCCAGGTGGCGGTCGCGCCGAACGTTGATTTGGTCAGTTGCCAGCACGCCGCCGAACGCGTTGCTCGTCAGGCCAGGCTTGGGGTGTGGCGGCAATCACCTGTACTCAAAGCTGCGCAGATAAGCGCCTCCGGTTTCGTCTTGCTCAGTGGCCGTGTGAGCAAGGTTCAGCGCAATCGTGGTGGCGTTTGGATCGAGTTGCAGGACTCGGTTGTATTGCGCGTTGCACCCACTTTGCTCGCGCAGTTCGACGTCGCAGTTCTTGAAACGCTCAAGGGCAAACACGTCGAGGCGCGTGGTTGGGTGCTCGATCGTTCACGCCAAGGTGGTTTGAAATCCGGACAGGCGCGCTGGTTGCTGCCTTTGACCGATCCCGCCATGTTAAGCGTGATATCTCAATAA
- the rpmE gene encoding 50S ribosomal protein L31, with protein sequence MKTDIHPEYPAIAVTCSCGNKFETRSTYGKALAIDVCNECHPFYTGKQKTLDTGGRVQKFADRFGAFGKAAPKA encoded by the coding sequence ATGAAAACCGATATCCATCCAGAATACCCGGCCATTGCCGTAACTTGCAGCTGCGGCAACAAGTTCGAAACTCGTTCGACCTACGGCAAAGCCCTGGCGATCGACGTTTGCAACGAATGCCACCCGTTCTACACCGGTAAGCAAAAGACTCTGGATACCGGCGGCCGCGTTCAGAAGTTCGCCGATCGTTTCGGTGCTTTCGGCAAAGCTGCTCCAAAAGCCTGA